The following coding sequences are from one Desulfosporosinus orientis DSM 765 window:
- a CDS encoding class I SAM-dependent methyltransferase yields MDFYRALSEHYDEIFPLKEPQRKFLQDYLKKEKLTSVLDIGCGTGTFALEISQRGVQVLGIDLSKEMIEISKRKAEERKSSASFAVADMRDLSQIQEGFQGILCLGNTLAHVSGERELNQVLAQFRQKGTLLLLQTVNYDRILTNQVKELPVIKTPQLAFYRYYNYRGDGNIDFSMKIEFPNRSEIISGVNRLFPLTSSILKKSFQDNHWEIKDIWGTYDKTPWSESAEATIIAARRMIL; encoded by the coding sequence ATGGATTTCTATCGTGCCTTATCGGAACATTATGACGAGATATTTCCCTTAAAAGAACCTCAACGAAAGTTTTTGCAGGATTATCTGAAAAAGGAAAAACTCACCTCAGTCTTGGATATCGGCTGCGGAACAGGGACATTTGCTTTGGAAATAAGTCAGAGGGGTGTCCAAGTCCTAGGGATAGATTTAAGTAAGGAAATGATCGAGATTTCCAAAAGAAAGGCTGAGGAAAGAAAAAGCAGTGCTTCCTTTGCAGTTGCCGATATGCGCGATCTTAGCCAAATACAAGAGGGGTTCCAGGGGATCCTATGTCTCGGCAATACCTTGGCTCACGTGTCCGGTGAAAGAGAATTAAACCAGGTGTTGGCACAGTTCAGGCAAAAAGGAACGCTTCTTTTATTACAAACTGTAAACTATGATCGTATTCTGACTAATCAGGTTAAAGAGCTTCCTGTAATTAAAACCCCCCAGCTTGCTTTCTATCGTTATTACAATTATCGAGGGGACGGGAACATTGATTTCTCTATGAAGATTGAATTTCCAAATCGTAGTGAGATCATATCCGGAGTTAATAGGCTCTTTCCATTGACCAGTTCTATTCTAAAGAAGTCCTTTCAGGATAACCATTGGGAGATCAAGGATATCTGGGGTACTTACGACAAAACTCCTTGGTCGGAGTCAGCGGAGGCGACGATTATTGCCGCCAGGCGCATGATATTATAA